In Lepus europaeus isolate LE1 chromosome 8, mLepTim1.pri, whole genome shotgun sequence, a single genomic region encodes these proteins:
- the TMA16 gene encoding translation machinery-associated protein 16 isoform X2, giving the protein MPKALKGKGTGREKKVIHPYSRKAAQITRESHKQEKKEKLKNEKALRLNLIGEKLQWFQNHLDPQKRGYSKKDACDLIERYLNRFSSELEQIELHNSIKDRQGRRHCSRETVIKQTMERERQQYEGYGLEIPDIITASNLKTFREWDFDLKKLPNIKMRKICASDAIPRKCKKKTTVTIDKDLGELDLKDEASDTDEEMTAVA; this is encoded by the exons ATG CCTAAAGCACTGAAGGGAAAAGGTACAGGAcgagaaaaaaaagtcatccatCCCTACAGTAGGAAAGCTGCTCAGATTACAAGAGAGTCCCACaagcaagaaaaaaaggaaaa ATTGAAGAATGAAAAGGCTTTGCGTCTTAACCTTATTG GAGAAAAACTTCAGTGGTTTCAAAATCATCTTGATCCCCAGAAGCGGGGATATTCAAAGAAGGATGCTTGTGACTTAATTGAAAG GTATTTAAATCGattcagcagtgagctggagcaGATTGAGTTACATAACAGCATCAAAGACAGACAGGGGAGGCGGCACTGTTCCCGGGAGACGGTCATCAAGCAGACGATGGAACGTGAGCGGCAGCAGTATGAAGGATACGGCCTGG agaTTCCAGACATTATTACAGCAAGTAACCTGAAGACATTTAG GGAATGGGATTTTGATCTGAAGAAACTGCCAaacattaaaatgagaaaaatttgtGCTAGTGATGCCATTCCCAGGAAGTGCAAGAAGAAAACCACTGTGACCATAGATAAAGACTTGGGAGAACTGGACCTGAAAGATGAAGCAAGTGACACAGACGAGGAAATGACCGCGGTGGCCTGA
- the TMA16 gene encoding translation machinery-associated protein 16 isoform X1, with the protein MASSCLDVEAGDRTSVLPKALKGKGTGREKKVIHPYSRKAAQITRESHKQEKKEKLKNEKALRLNLIGEKLQWFQNHLDPQKRGYSKKDACDLIERYLNRFSSELEQIELHNSIKDRQGRRHCSRETVIKQTMERERQQYEGYGLEIPDIITASNLKTFREWDFDLKKLPNIKMRKICASDAIPRKCKKKTTVTIDKDLGELDLKDEASDTDEEMTAVA; encoded by the exons ATGGCGTCCTCTTGCCTCGACGTAGAAGCCGGTGATCGCACGTCTGTTCTC CCTAAAGCACTGAAGGGAAAAGGTACAGGAcgagaaaaaaaagtcatccatCCCTACAGTAGGAAAGCTGCTCAGATTACAAGAGAGTCCCACaagcaagaaaaaaaggaaaa ATTGAAGAATGAAAAGGCTTTGCGTCTTAACCTTATTG GAGAAAAACTTCAGTGGTTTCAAAATCATCTTGATCCCCAGAAGCGGGGATATTCAAAGAAGGATGCTTGTGACTTAATTGAAAG GTATTTAAATCGattcagcagtgagctggagcaGATTGAGTTACATAACAGCATCAAAGACAGACAGGGGAGGCGGCACTGTTCCCGGGAGACGGTCATCAAGCAGACGATGGAACGTGAGCGGCAGCAGTATGAAGGATACGGCCTGG agaTTCCAGACATTATTACAGCAAGTAACCTGAAGACATTTAG GGAATGGGATTTTGATCTGAAGAAACTGCCAaacattaaaatgagaaaaatttgtGCTAGTGATGCCATTCCCAGGAAGTGCAAGAAGAAAACCACTGTGACCATAGATAAAGACTTGGGAGAACTGGACCTGAAAGATGAAGCAAGTGACACAGACGAGGAAATGACCGCGGTGGCCTGA